From a single Ascaphus truei isolate aAscTru1 chromosome 2, aAscTru1.hap1, whole genome shotgun sequence genomic region:
- the LOC142488375 gene encoding uncharacterized protein LOC142488375, translated as MPKPNDSCHTLDTCKEPVPSENSFNCTECGKQVSSKRSLLRHKNIHTGKKHFKCKECGKQFSSKEYLIKHQNIHTGKKPFKCGECGKCFSRKIALIEHKGIHTGVKPFTCTVCEKSYSRKISLLEHERIHTAAKPFPCTECGKSFLWRTALIQHKKIHTGEKPFQCTECEKQFSSNGSLLKHQKIHTGEKPKPFLCTECGRSFSLKSDLLVHHRIHTGEKPFQCTECEKQFSVKSSLFRHQRIHTGVKPFTCAECGYCFTSKRSLREHKRIHTGEKPFTCTECGEQFRIKDLLLKHQIIHIKLVS; from the coding sequence ATGCCAAAACCAAATGATTCTTGCCACACGTTGGACACATGCAAGGAACCAGTGCCATCAGAGAATTCCTTTaattgtacagagtgtgggaaacaagtCAGTAGTAAGAGGAGCCTCCTAAGACATAAGAATATTCATACAGGGAAGAAACATTTTAAATGtaaagagtgtgggaaacaattcagcaGTAAGGAATATCTCATCAAACACCAGAACATTCATACTGGGAAGAAACCTTTCAAATGTGGCGAGTGTGGGAAATGTTTCTCTCGGAAGATTGCCCTCATTGAACATAAGGGGATTCACACAGGGgtaaaaccattcacatgtacagtgtgtgagaAAAGTTATTCACGGAAGATCAGCCTCCTCGAACATGAGAGGATTCATACAGCGGCAAAACCATtcccatgtacagagtgtgggaaaagctttttatGGAGGACCGCCCTCATCCAACACAAAAAgatccacacaggggagaaacctttccaatgtacagagtgtgagaaacaattcagtAGTAATGGCAGCCTCCTCAAACACCagaagattcacacaggggaaAAACCAAAACCATTCTTgtgtacagagtgtgggagaagctTTTCACTGAAGAGCGACCTCCTTGTACACCACAGGatacacacaggagagaaacctttccaatgtacagagtgtgagaaacaattcagtGTTAAGAGTAGCCTCTTCAGACACCAGAGGATACATACAGGGGTTAAAcctttcacatgtgcagagtgtggttACTGCTTTACATCGAAGAGGAGTCTCCGTGAACacaagaggattcacacaggggagaaacctttcacatgtacagagtgtggggaacAATTTCGTATTAAGGATTTACTCCTCAAACACCAGATAATTCACATAAAGCTTGTCTCGTGA